In one Mycobacterium heckeshornense genomic region, the following are encoded:
- a CDS encoding NAD(P)-dependent oxidoreductase, with protein MAIVTRALVTAPLRGDGFEKLRRLADVVYDPWIDQKPLRIYTAEQLAERISSVGADVVVVESDSVSGPVFELGLRAIASTRGDPNNVDVPGATAAGVPVLFTPGRNAEGVAELTLALLFAATRHVLAADADVRAGQVFRDGTIPYQRFRAWEIAGLTAGLVGLGAVGRAVKWRLSGLGVRVIACDPYNDEACHGLDELLAEADIVSLHAPVTDETVGMIGAKQFAAMRDGVVFLNTARAQLHDTDALVDALRTGKVAAAGLDHFAGEWLPVDHPLVGMPNVVLTPHIGGATWNTEARQAQMVADDLEALLSGRKPAHIVNPEVLGPWGR; from the coding sequence TTGGCAATCGTGACTCGGGCTTTGGTGACAGCGCCGTTGCGCGGCGACGGGTTCGAAAAGTTGCGGCGGCTGGCCGACGTGGTGTACGACCCGTGGATCGACCAGAAGCCGCTGCGCATCTACACCGCCGAGCAACTGGCCGAGCGGATCTCCTCGGTGGGCGCCGATGTCGTTGTGGTGGAGAGTGATTCGGTCAGTGGCCCGGTGTTCGAACTAGGGTTGCGCGCCATCGCCTCCACCCGCGGGGATCCCAACAATGTCGACGTGCCCGGCGCCACCGCGGCCGGTGTTCCGGTGCTGTTCACTCCCGGCCGCAACGCGGAGGGGGTCGCCGAGCTGACGCTGGCGCTGCTGTTCGCCGCCACCCGCCACGTGCTGGCCGCCGACGCCGACGTGCGCGCCGGCCAGGTGTTCCGCGACGGCACCATCCCGTATCAGCGGTTTCGGGCGTGGGAGATTGCCGGCTTGACCGCAGGCCTCGTCGGCCTGGGCGCGGTGGGCCGAGCGGTGAAGTGGCGGCTGTCAGGGCTGGGCGTACGAGTGATCGCCTGCGACCCCTACAACGACGAGGCCTGTCACGGCCTCGACGAACTGCTCGCCGAGGCCGACATCGTGTCGTTGCACGCACCGGTCACCGACGAGACCGTGGGCATGATCGGCGCCAAGCAGTTCGCTGCGATGCGCGACGGTGTGGTGTTCCTCAACACCGCGCGGGCACAGTTGCACGACACCGACGCGCTCGTGGACGCACTGCGCACCGGTAAAGTCGCGGCCGCCGGCTTGGACCACTTCGCCGGTGAGTGGCTGCCGGTTGATCACCCGCTGGTGGGCATGCCCAATGTCGTGCTCACGCCGCACATTGGCGGAGCGACGTGGAACACTGAGGCGCGACAGGCGCAGATGGTGGCCGACGACCTGGAGGCGCTGCTGTCAGGCCGTAAACCCGCGCATATCGTCAACCCGGAGGTGCTGGGGCCATGGGGTCGGTGA
- a CDS encoding helix-turn-helix transcriptional regulator, whose protein sequence is MTQAARLVRHRGGVPVYGYRSDVDTPPVSVFREGRDDVRERGRHIHDFPALWYARPAGLVYVVAPGEVIDPAQVGPADGGVAVSFDPAALGGDGRSPWPAWRAHPLLFPFLHGRSGGLLCLEVPAERRPAWDTTIGSIEAELAMRQEGYRQAALAHLTLLLIELARLAADVVGDLRRSGEPLLADVFAVIDRRHAEPLSLRDVAHEIGMTPGHLTTVVRRRTGRTVQEWIIERRMAEARKLLTDTDLPVSEVARRVGIADPGYFSRLFRRTHGASPRNWRRR, encoded by the coding sequence ATGACGCAAGCAGCCCGATTGGTGCGCCATCGCGGGGGCGTACCCGTGTATGGGTACCGCAGTGACGTGGATACACCTCCGGTGTCGGTGTTCCGGGAGGGCCGCGACGACGTGCGTGAACGTGGTCGCCACATTCACGACTTCCCGGCGTTGTGGTACGCGCGGCCGGCTGGCCTGGTGTATGTCGTGGCGCCAGGCGAAGTGATCGACCCCGCACAGGTGGGCCCGGCGGACGGTGGGGTGGCGGTGTCGTTCGATCCCGCGGCGTTGGGCGGCGATGGGCGATCGCCGTGGCCGGCGTGGCGGGCGCACCCGCTGCTGTTCCCGTTCCTGCACGGACGGTCTGGCGGGCTGCTTTGTCTGGAGGTGCCCGCGGAGCGGCGACCGGCATGGGACACGACGATCGGGTCGATCGAAGCGGAACTGGCCATGCGGCAAGAGGGCTACCGACAGGCGGCGCTGGCGCATCTCACATTGCTGCTCATTGAGCTGGCACGGTTGGCCGCTGACGTGGTGGGCGATCTGCGACGCAGCGGCGAACCACTGCTGGCCGACGTGTTCGCTGTGATCGACCGCCGCCATGCCGAGCCGCTGTCGCTGCGCGATGTGGCGCACGAAATCGGCATGACACCCGGGCACTTGACGACCGTGGTGCGCCGGCGCACCGGGCGCACCGTGCAAGAGTGGATCATCGAGCGCCGCATGGCCGAAGCCCGCAAGCTTCTGACGGATACCGATCTGCCCGTCAGCGAGGTGGCCCGACGGGTCGGCATCGCAGATCCAGGCTATTTCAGCAGACTGTTCCGCCGCACCCACGGCGCTTCGCCGCGCAATTGGCGACGTCGATGA
- a CDS encoding L-fuculose-phosphate aldolase encodes MKFVDNPEAAVLAAAKDMLRRGLVEGTAGNISARREDGNLVITPSSVDYAEMTLDDLVVVDPDGGVLQAADGRSPSTEMKLHLACYKAFDDIGSVIHSHPVWATMFAIAHQSIPACIDEFAVYCGGDIRCTEYAASGTPEVGQNAVKALEGRAAALIANHGLVAVGPRPDRVLHVTALVERTAQIVWGARALGGPVPIPEDVNAGFAGIYGYLRANPM; translated from the coding sequence GTGAAATTTGTGGACAATCCGGAGGCCGCGGTGCTGGCCGCCGCCAAGGACATGCTGCGGCGCGGGCTGGTCGAGGGGACCGCGGGCAACATCTCGGCCCGCCGCGAGGACGGAAATCTGGTTATCACGCCGTCGTCGGTCGACTACGCGGAGATGACGCTGGACGATTTGGTCGTCGTCGACCCTGACGGGGGTGTGCTGCAGGCGGCCGACGGCCGCTCGCCGTCGACGGAGATGAAGTTGCACCTGGCCTGCTACAAGGCTTTCGACGACATCGGCAGTGTGATCCACAGTCATCCGGTGTGGGCGACGATGTTCGCGATTGCCCATCAATCGATTCCCGCGTGTATCGACGAGTTCGCTGTCTACTGCGGCGGGGACATCCGCTGTACGGAGTACGCCGCGTCGGGCACGCCCGAAGTCGGTCAGAATGCCGTCAAGGCACTGGAAGGCCGCGCGGCCGCGCTGATCGCCAATCATGGTCTGGTGGCGGTCGGCCCCCGCCCAGACCGCGTGCTGCACGTCACCGCTTTGGTGGAGCGGACAGCGCAAATCGTCTGGGGTGCAAGGGCTCTCGGCGGGCCAGTGCCTATACCTGAGGATGTCAACGCCGGATTTGCCGGGATCTACGGCTATTTGCGGGCCAACCCGATGTAG
- a CDS encoding xylulokinase, protein MSRKEVTIGIDVGSTAVKAVAADADGRVVARTRVPHQLRVPAPDRLEHDADEAWRRGPLTALTRLARPDARAVAVSAMVPSLTAVDSAGRPITPGLLYGDSRGRVPAAADQPFPPVGEAAEFLRWTAAAAPDAAGYWPAPAVANYALAGEAVVDYATAYTTVPLFDGTGWSADACDECGVAVERMPLVEATGAAAGRVRGGDAVLAVGAIDALCEQIVAGADQDGDVLVLCGTTLIVWTTIPEARQVPGLWTIPHTAAGKSQIGGASNAGGLFLGWVDRLVGPGDPSTVDPHRVPVWSPYVRGERTPLHDPDRRCVLDGLDLTHDAAALRRAAYEASAFVVRQIIDLGGAATGRIVAAGGGTRVQPWMQAIADATGRPVQVSAVAEGAALGAAFLARLAVGLESSITDAARWAAIERVVEPDPAWAAEIEARYLRFLELADKPSRPSRSSAVPR, encoded by the coding sequence GTGTCACGCAAAGAGGTCACAATCGGCATCGACGTCGGCAGCACCGCAGTCAAAGCGGTGGCCGCCGACGCGGACGGCCGGGTGGTGGCCCGGACCCGGGTGCCGCACCAGCTGCGAGTGCCGGCACCCGACCGGCTAGAGCACGACGCCGACGAGGCCTGGCGGCGGGGTCCGCTGACCGCGCTGACTCGGCTGGCCCGCCCCGACGCGCGCGCGGTGGCCGTCTCGGCAATGGTGCCGTCGCTGACCGCGGTCGACTCGGCCGGCCGGCCGATTACGCCGGGACTGCTGTACGGCGACAGTCGGGGCCGGGTCCCCGCGGCTGCCGACCAGCCCTTCCCGCCGGTGGGCGAAGCGGCGGAGTTTTTGCGCTGGACCGCCGCCGCAGCACCGGACGCGGCCGGGTACTGGCCGGCACCCGCGGTCGCCAACTACGCCCTGGCCGGTGAAGCGGTGGTCGACTACGCGACCGCGTACACGACCGTTCCGCTGTTCGACGGCACGGGCTGGAGCGCCGACGCCTGCGACGAATGCGGTGTCGCGGTTGAGCGTATGCCCCTGGTCGAGGCGACCGGGGCGGCGGCGGGCCGCGTACGCGGCGGCGATGCCGTATTGGCCGTCGGCGCCATCGATGCGTTGTGTGAGCAGATCGTGGCCGGCGCCGACCAGGACGGCGACGTGCTGGTGCTGTGCGGCACGACCCTGATCGTGTGGACCACGATTCCCGAAGCCCGCCAAGTTCCGGGCCTGTGGACCATCCCCCACACGGCTGCCGGCAAGAGCCAGATCGGGGGCGCCAGCAACGCCGGCGGACTGTTCCTCGGCTGGGTGGATCGCCTTGTGGGACCGGGGGATCCGTCGACGGTCGATCCGCATCGGGTGCCAGTGTGGTCGCCGTATGTGCGCGGCGAACGCACCCCGCTGCACGATCCCGACCGCCGCTGCGTGCTCGACGGCCTAGACCTCACACACGACGCGGCCGCACTGCGGCGGGCAGCCTACGAGGCCTCGGCGTTCGTGGTCCGCCAGATCATCGACCTCGGTGGAGCGGCCACTGGGCGCATCGTGGCCGCCGGTGGCGGCACCCGGGTCCAGCCGTGGATGCAGGCCATCGCCGACGCCACCGGACGGCCGGTGCAGGTGTCGGCGGTCGCCGAGGGGGCGGCGCTGGGAGCGGCATTCCTGGCCCGGCTGGCCGTCGGCCTGGAGTCGTCGATAACCGACGCCGCGCGGTGGGCCGCCATCGAGCGCGTCGTCGAGCCCGATCCGGCGTGGGCCGCCGAGATCGAAGCCCGCTACCTCCGGTTTTTGGAGCTGGCCGACAAGCCGTCGCGGCCCAGCCGGTCTAGCGCAGTTCCGCGCTGA